One Roseburia rectibacter DNA window includes the following coding sequences:
- the pilM gene encoding cell division protein FtsA, whose protein sequence is MSDGKDMEQSLVFGLDIGTRNVVGTVGYRTEDQFIVTAQYIMQHDTRAMLDGQIHDIGRVSGTIRKVKEQLEKQIGKTLTEVCIAAAGRVLKTVTTSISYDYPEESVVTGEDIHTLDLLGIEKAQKILQEMNDTNYKFYCVGYSVVRYFLNDEPFSNIESHKADRIGEDIIVTFLPEDVVDGLYAAVNQAGLEVANLTLEPIAAINVAIPESYRLLNIALVDIGAGTSDISITKDGSIIAYGMIPLAGDELTELIVQNYLVDFKTAEYIKLQSTTEDEITYKDIMLIEHTIPAKEVWELTKPVVDEMTTAVAAKIKELNGDQTVSAAFIVGGGGKIHGYTKMLAEKLDLPDVRVALRGEEVLQEVVFEQQDIKKDPLLVTPIGICLNYYEQRNGFIMVRFNGERLKLYDNEGLTIVDAALQAGFPNEDLFPKRGSELNFFVNGAKRIIRGEQGESAAVYMNDRPTNLNAALEPNCEIIIEPSTAGKPASCTLDQLEEYTSDYVAFVVNGNVIRCPKFLEVNGNLELPSYQIKEGDQVETKSFYTVGQLAEFMDVEVNVEHVILVNNRRATLDSLIYENFTIEWTVRSYGKPSFQPLEQKEVKTPTVGEYKEEEIPDIVEPKTEAQDSADAAVSHDDSSAKESTAGTDDAAAPDGDQVNADSTEGTDDVTASEENTAGSDSMAASDEVTVNAGNAAAATDENTVNAEASQSDSVSDAAAEDTAENVTEQTEVQSVQNTDEKPEDGNAVLVYINGQPVKLTGKPQYIFVDIFDFYEFDLTASNGRAIITNLNGENASYSAVLKAGDTIELRWKEN, encoded by the coding sequence ATGAGTGACGGAAAAGACATGGAACAGTCATTGGTGTTCGGACTTGACATTGGTACAAGAAATGTAGTTGGAACTGTAGGTTACCGTACAGAGGATCAGTTTATCGTAACTGCACAGTATATCATGCAGCATGATACAAGAGCGATGTTAGATGGACAGATCCATGATATCGGACGTGTATCAGGGACGATAAGAAAAGTAAAAGAACAGTTGGAAAAACAGATCGGAAAAACCCTGACGGAAGTATGTATTGCTGCCGCAGGACGTGTGCTTAAGACGGTTACAACAAGTATCAGTTACGATTATCCGGAGGAAAGCGTAGTCACCGGAGAAGATATACATACACTTGATCTGCTTGGAATTGAAAAGGCACAGAAAATTTTACAGGAGATGAATGATACCAATTACAAATTTTATTGTGTCGGATATTCAGTGGTCAGATATTTTTTGAATGATGAGCCATTTTCAAACATTGAATCACATAAAGCAGACCGTATCGGCGAAGATATTATCGTAACATTTCTGCCGGAGGATGTAGTGGACGGACTTTATGCGGCGGTAAATCAGGCAGGACTTGAAGTAGCAAATCTGACATTGGAGCCTATTGCTGCTATTAATGTTGCAATCCCTGAAAGCTATCGTCTGCTTAATATCGCACTGGTCGATATTGGAGCGGGAACATCCGATATTTCCATTACGAAAGACGGAAGCATCATTGCATACGGTATGATTCCTCTTGCAGGAGATGAACTGACAGAACTGATCGTGCAGAATTATCTGGTTGATTTTAAAACTGCCGAATATATCAAATTGCAGAGCACAACAGAGGATGAGATCACCTATAAAGATATCATGCTGATCGAGCATACGATTCCGGCAAAAGAGGTATGGGAGCTGACTAAACCTGTAGTGGATGAGATGACAACCGCAGTAGCTGCCAAGATCAAAGAATTGAATGGTGATCAGACGGTCAGTGCAGCGTTTATCGTTGGTGGCGGTGGTAAGATCCATGGTTACACAAAAATGCTTGCAGAGAAATTAGATCTTCCGGACGTGCGTGTGGCACTGCGTGGCGAAGAGGTACTGCAGGAAGTTGTTTTTGAACAGCAGGATATCAAGAAAGATCCGCTGCTTGTAACACCGATCGGAATCTGCCTTAATTATTATGAGCAGAGAAATGGATTTATCATGGTGCGTTTCAATGGTGAGCGGCTTAAATTATATGATAATGAGGGATTAACGATCGTGGATGCCGCATTGCAGGCAGGTTTCCCGAACGAGGATCTTTTCCCAAAGAGGGGATCGGAACTTAACTTTTTTGTAAACGGTGCAAAACGTATCATCCGCGGAGAACAGGGCGAGTCGGCAGCAGTTTATATGAATGACCGGCCGACAAACCTGAATGCCGCCTTAGAGCCTAACTGTGAGATCATAATTGAGCCGTCCACAGCGGGAAAGCCGGCATCCTGCACGTTAGATCAGTTAGAGGAATATACTTCTGATTACGTGGCATTTGTAGTCAATGGAAATGTGATAAGATGTCCGAAGTTCTTAGAGGTCAACGGTAATTTAGAGCTGCCTTCCTATCAGATCAAAGAGGGAGACCAGGTGGAGACCAAAAGTTTCTACACAGTAGGACAGCTTGCAGAATTTATGGATGTGGAAGTGAATGTTGAGCATGTGATCTTAGTAAATAATCGTCGTGCAACACTCGATTCCCTGATCTATGAAAACTTCACGATCGAGTGGACCGTGCGTTCTTATGGTAAACCATCATTCCAGCCGTTAGAGCAGAAAGAAGTAAAGACACCGACTGTCGGGGAATACAAAGAAGAAGAGATACCGGATATTGTAGAGCCAAAGACAGAGGCACAGGATAGCGCAGATGCAGCAGTTTCGCATGATGACAGCAGTGCAAAGGAGAGTACAGCGGGGACAGATGATGCTGCCGCACCAGATGGAGATCAGGTAAATGCAGACAGCACAGAGGGAACAGACGATGTTACTGCATCAGAAGAAAATACGGCAGGATCAGACAGCATGGCTGCGTCAGATGAAGTCACAGTGAATGCCGGGAATGCAGCTGCGGCAACAGATGAGAACACGGTGAATGCAGAAGCGTCCCAGTCAGATTCAGTGTCAGACGCTGCAGCAGAAGATACAGCTGAAAATGTAACAGAACAGACAGAAGTACAGAGTGTACAGAACACGGATGAAAAACCGGAAGATGGCAACGCGGTATTAGTATATATCAATGGTCAGCCGGTAAAACTTACCGGAAAACCACAGTATATATTTGTAGATATTTTTGATTTTTACGAATTTGATCTCACAGCTTCAAACGGCAGGGCAATCATTACCAATTTGAATGGTGAGAATGCATCGTATTCTGCAGTATTAAAGGCCGGAGATACGATCGAACTTAGATGGAAAGAGAATTAA
- a CDS encoding YfhO family protein, with protein MKREKKLQNQLWEERMPLLASFFLPFFILVVICILHDVYPFGEQCILHIDMYHQYCPFFTELMDKIKHGGSLFYSWNVGLGADFISLYAYYLASPLNWLLLLCPQNHVIEFMTLLVILKISFAGLFFGYYLKEHFEKNHIAVSIFATAYALCGFSAAYAWDIMWLDCMMLAPLVVLGLEKLIKEKKVLLYYISLSLCIISNYYIAIMVCIFQVIWFLITWLENKETGIGAWIRFAVYSLLAGGTGAVLIIPEAITLGASGSQNISFPDTMEWYFNIIAELGRHSVMAEPYTGKDHWPNIYCGVFVILLFVLYLLNREISWKKKLARGILAVFFVLSFSNNILDFIWHGMHFPDSLPGRQTFLYAFLLLAVAYEAFLHFKGTRFLDVIAAGVASVGLMAVSCHFSDGTILGESAATATYVFLGSYIVVLLIYFYAEECIREDEVKKIGRIKRATREELKKIMLVCGCVAMLLELFFNYNVTGLETTSRTAYVKAVDDYHVVLAEAKDQAQKEGVLFYRTEELERKTKNDAALYGYRSATQFSSLMNLDVSHFYQAVGMEGGKNFYCVNGATPLLSAMLSLRYVIADNALEANPIRSFVAGSGNTYLYENKYVLPLGFMMDENVIEAWDYSDLDEITAQNKLAELLGADETMLTEIPSESVVGESTIDVQEDAYIFATYDSTTVDSLTEEISDGRTKSFTKVSHGYTLDLGYCTAGTEVKIKNSSEERVNITAYALNLDAVDTAYQTLNEQTMEMTSFSDTKITGTIDVKKEGRLIFSVADDAGWKLYVDGEETKPEVFGEAFISTYLEKGTHTIELRYRTPGFMVGAGISFVCVMIVILTACLTARIKRHH; from the coding sequence TTGAAAAGAGAAAAGAAACTACAAAATCAATTGTGGGAAGAAAGAATGCCGCTTCTTGCTTCATTCTTTCTGCCATTTTTTATTCTGGTTGTGATATGTATCCTTCATGATGTTTATCCGTTTGGAGAGCAGTGTATTTTACACATTGATATGTACCATCAGTACTGTCCTTTTTTCACGGAGCTGATGGATAAGATCAAACATGGCGGCAGTCTGTTTTACTCATGGAATGTCGGACTGGGGGCAGATTTCATCTCTCTGTATGCCTATTATCTGGCAAGCCCCCTGAACTGGCTGCTGCTGTTATGTCCGCAAAATCATGTGATCGAATTTATGACCTTGCTTGTGATCTTGAAAATTTCATTTGCGGGACTGTTTTTTGGTTATTATTTAAAAGAGCACTTTGAAAAAAATCATATTGCGGTCAGTATTTTTGCGACAGCCTATGCATTGTGCGGATTCTCCGCAGCCTATGCATGGGATATCATGTGGTTAGACTGTATGATGTTAGCGCCGCTTGTTGTTCTTGGACTCGAAAAACTGATCAAAGAGAAAAAGGTACTGCTTTATTATATCTCGCTGTCTTTATGCATTATCAGTAATTATTACATTGCGATCATGGTATGCATTTTTCAGGTGATCTGGTTTTTGATCACATGGCTTGAAAATAAGGAAACAGGGATCGGGGCCTGGATTCGTTTTGCAGTTTATTCTCTTCTGGCAGGTGGAACGGGTGCAGTTCTGATCATTCCTGAGGCGATCACACTTGGTGCGAGTGGGTCACAGAATATTTCGTTCCCGGATACGATGGAATGGTATTTTAACATCATTGCGGAGCTGGGAAGACATTCTGTGATGGCAGAGCCCTATACAGGAAAAGACCACTGGCCAAATATTTACTGTGGAGTATTTGTTATTCTTTTGTTTGTACTATATTTGCTTAATCGTGAAATATCCTGGAAAAAGAAGCTGGCGCGTGGAATTCTGGCAGTATTTTTTGTTCTCAGTTTTTCAAATAATATACTTGATTTCATCTGGCATGGTATGCATTTTCCTGATTCCCTGCCGGGAAGACAGACTTTTTTATACGCATTTTTATTGCTTGCGGTTGCATATGAGGCATTTTTACATTTTAAAGGGACGCGGTTTTTAGATGTGATCGCAGCGGGAGTGGCATCAGTTGGTCTGATGGCAGTTTCCTGTCATTTTTCCGATGGGACGATCTTAGGAGAGAGCGCGGCAACGGCAACTTATGTATTTCTGGGCAGCTATATTGTGGTGCTGCTGATCTATTTTTATGCGGAGGAATGTATCCGGGAAGATGAGGTAAAAAAGATCGGAAGGATCAAAAGGGCAACCAGGGAAGAACTGAAGAAGATCATGCTTGTCTGTGGCTGCGTAGCGATGCTGTTAGAATTATTCTTTAATTACAATGTGACCGGACTTGAGACAACAAGCAGGACTGCTTATGTAAAGGCGGTGGATGATTATCATGTGGTACTTGCAGAGGCAAAAGATCAGGCACAGAAGGAAGGCGTATTATTTTACCGGACAGAGGAATTAGAGCGTAAAACGAAAAATGATGCCGCATTGTATGGATATCGTTCTGCAACACAGTTTTCGTCACTGATGAATTTAGATGTCAGTCATTTTTATCAGGCAGTCGGAATGGAGGGCGGTAAGAATTTTTACTGCGTGAATGGGGCAACACCGCTTTTATCTGCGATGTTATCCCTGCGCTATGTGATCGCAGATAATGCGCTTGAGGCAAATCCGATCCGTTCTTTTGTGGCAGGAAGCGGAAACACTTATCTCTATGAAAATAAATACGTGCTCCCGCTTGGCTTTATGATGGATGAGAATGTGATCGAAGCGTGGGATTATTCTGATTTAGACGAGATCACAGCGCAGAATAAACTTGCAGAACTTCTCGGTGCAGATGAGACGATGCTGACAGAGATCCCATCGGAATCAGTGGTCGGAGAATCAACGATTGATGTGCAGGAAGATGCATATATTTTTGCTACCTATGATTCGACGACCGTGGACAGCCTGACAGAAGAGATCAGTGACGGCAGGACAAAATCTTTCACGAAAGTTTCGCATGGTTATACGCTTGATCTTGGATACTGCACGGCAGGTACGGAAGTAAAGATCAAAAACAGCAGCGAGGAGAGGGTGAACATTACTGCATATGCCTTAAATCTCGATGCAGTAGATACTGCTTATCAGACATTAAATGAGCAGACGATGGAGATGACGTCATTTTCCGATACGAAGATCACCGGAACGATCGATGTGAAAAAAGAAGGACGGCTGATCTTTTCAGTGGCGGATGATGCAGGATGGAAATTGTATGTTGATGGAGAAGAAACCAAGCCGGAAGTTTTTGGAGAGGCATTTATCAGTACTTATCTTGAAAAAGGAACACACACGATCGAACTGCGTTACCGGACACCTGGATTTATGGTGGGAGCCGGGATCTCATTTGTCTGTGTTATGATCGTTATCCTGACCGCATGCCTGACCGCACGGATAAAAAGGCACCATTGA
- the coaE gene encoding dephospho-CoA kinase (Dephospho-CoA kinase (CoaE) performs the final step in coenzyme A biosynthesis.), which yields MKFIGITGGVGAGKSEILHYLETKDGVKVMLADEIAHELMLPGTDCYQKLKDRFRNEDIWSEDGSFDRKKLAAVIFSDGGKRETLNGIVHPAVKRYIRTVAEAEREKGELKILVLEAALLIEEHYDEICDELWYIYTREDIRKERLMRSRGYSMQKVQQIFDSQLEESVYRKYCKVVIDNNGTVEEARKQIDLAITNMENE from the coding sequence ATGAAATTTATAGGAATTACCGGCGGTGTCGGTGCGGGAAAATCAGAAATACTTCATTATCTCGAAACAAAAGACGGCGTAAAAGTCATGCTGGCGGATGAGATCGCACACGAACTGATGCTTCCGGGAACAGATTGTTATCAGAAATTAAAAGACAGATTCCGGAATGAAGATATCTGGTCAGAGGATGGTTCGTTTGACCGGAAAAAGTTAGCAGCAGTTATTTTTTCAGATGGGGGAAAAAGAGAAACTTTAAATGGAATCGTGCATCCTGCAGTCAAGAGATACATCAGAACTGTTGCAGAAGCAGAGCGGGAAAAGGGAGAACTTAAGATCCTTGTTTTAGAGGCGGCACTTTTGATTGAAGAACATTATGATGAAATTTGTGACGAACTTTGGTATATTTATACCAGAGAGGATATAAGAAAAGAACGCCTTATGAGATCGCGCGGATATTCCATGCAGAAAGTACAGCAGATTTTTGACAGTCAGTTAGAGGAATCTGTTTACCGGAAGTATTGTAAAGTGGTGATCGATAATAACGGAACGGTGGAAGAAGCAAGAAAGCAGATTGATTTGGCAATCACAAATATGGAGAACGAGTAG
- the polA gene encoding DNA polymerase I — protein sequence MGGKLVLIDGHSILNRAFFGIPDLTNSEGLHTNAVYGFLNIMFKILEEEQPDYLTVAFDVSEPTFRHKMFAEYKGTRKPMAQELREQVPLIKEMLKAMGVTTIEKGGYEADDLLGTIAKQSEQKGLTVSVVSGDRDLLQLATDHIKIRIPKTKRTGTEIEDYNATEVKEKYQVTPIEFIDVKALMGDTADNIPGVPGIGEKTATAIIAQYGSIENAYAHVDELKPPRASKNLKEYYDLAQMSKTLATIEIHADIDYDLAGAKLNGISGLYTEEAYLLCKRLEFKNLLNRFEVDTPKNQAAEHFKFVEDRKEAEKVFAKLRGKDCGFYIVFGDKKKDSHEEADGQMNLFAAGDMPGADSEPSGIVESAENDAVECCIGAAVSIGGEETFFIKAGENLPAKQIMSMLTTSEASSYATLDLKPQLAALGLLERQKNGNIALSDLFDGVIAAYLLNPLKNEYPYEDIAKDYLGQMVPSKADLLGKQTIEQAMKNAPEAFLSYVCYMAYVAQASKKTLEDDLKEEGMDQLFSEIEMPLVFTLADMENEGIIACRDALMEYGDKLAVRIAELEKQIYEEAGEEFNINSPKQLGVILFEKLSMPYGKKTKTGYSTAADVLERLAPEYPIVSDILEYRQLTKLKSTYADGLVNYIAEDGRIHTSFNQTITATGRLSSTEPNLQNIPMRIELGRLIRKAFVPKEGFEFMDADYSQIELRVLAHMSGDEKLIEAYREAQDIHRITASQVFHIPFDEVTDLQRRNAKAVNFGIVYGISSFGLSQDLSISKKEAAEYIERYFETYPKIKTFLDGLVTEAKEKGYVTTMFGRRRPVPELSSSNFMQRSFGERVAMNSPIQGTAADIIKIAMIRVHDRLLKENLRSRLILTVHDELLVETAVEEEDAVKKILEEEMHGAADLAVTLEIDAHVGKNWYEAK from the coding sequence ATGGGCGGAAAGCTGGTATTGATTGACGGACACAGTATTTTGAACAGGGCATTTTTCGGAATCCCGGATCTGACGAATTCGGAGGGACTTCATACGAACGCAGTCTATGGATTTTTGAATATTATGTTCAAGATTTTAGAGGAGGAGCAGCCGGATTATCTGACGGTTGCATTTGATGTGTCAGAGCCGACTTTCCGCCATAAAATGTTCGCCGAATACAAAGGCACGAGAAAGCCGATGGCACAGGAACTGAGAGAACAGGTTCCGCTCATAAAAGAAATGTTAAAGGCGATGGGAGTCACCACGATCGAAAAAGGCGGTTACGAGGCAGATGACCTGCTTGGAACCATTGCAAAACAGAGCGAACAGAAAGGTCTTACCGTTTCCGTGGTTTCCGGCGACCGTGATCTTTTACAGCTTGCAACGGATCATATAAAGATCCGTATCCCAAAAACAAAGCGCACCGGTACAGAGATTGAAGATTACAATGCCACAGAGGTAAAAGAAAAGTATCAGGTAACACCGATCGAATTTATAGATGTCAAGGCACTGATGGGTGATACAGCGGACAATATTCCGGGTGTGCCTGGGATCGGTGAAAAGACGGCAACTGCGATCATTGCGCAATACGGAAGTATTGAAAATGCCTATGCGCATGTGGATGAATTAAAGCCGCCGCGTGCAAGCAAAAATTTAAAAGAATACTATGATCTTGCACAGATGAGCAAGACTCTTGCAACGATCGAGATCCATGCGGATATTGATTATGATCTTGCAGGAGCAAAGCTAAATGGAATTTCTGGACTGTATACGGAGGAGGCATACCTTCTCTGCAAACGTTTGGAATTTAAAAATCTTTTAAACCGGTTTGAGGTAGATACTCCGAAAAATCAGGCGGCAGAACATTTTAAATTTGTGGAAGACCGAAAGGAAGCAGAGAAAGTATTTGCGAAGCTGCGCGGAAAAGACTGTGGTTTTTATATTGTTTTCGGAGATAAAAAGAAGGATAGCCACGAGGAAGCAGACGGGCAGATGAATCTGTTTGCGGCAGGAGATATGCCGGGGGCAGACAGTGAGCCGTCCGGCATCGTTGAAAGCGCAGAAAATGATGCAGTGGAGTGTTGCATTGGTGCTGCCGTTTCAATTGGTGGGGAAGAAACCTTTTTTATAAAAGCAGGAGAAAATCTTCCGGCAAAGCAGATCATGTCCATGCTTACCACGAGTGAAGCTTCATCCTATGCGACACTTGATTTAAAACCACAGCTTGCAGCACTTGGTTTACTGGAACGTCAGAAAAATGGTAATATTGCTTTATCAGATCTTTTTGACGGAGTGATCGCAGCCTATCTTCTGAATCCGTTAAAAAATGAATATCCATATGAAGATATTGCAAAAGACTATCTGGGACAGATGGTGCCGTCTAAGGCGGATCTTCTTGGAAAACAGACCATAGAGCAGGCAATGAAAAATGCGCCGGAAGCATTCCTAAGTTATGTATGCTACATGGCATATGTGGCGCAGGCATCAAAGAAGACACTCGAAGATGATCTGAAAGAAGAGGGCATGGATCAGCTATTTTCCGAGATTGAGATGCCACTTGTATTTACTCTTGCAGATATGGAAAATGAGGGAATCATTGCATGCAGGGATGCGCTGATGGAGTATGGAGATAAACTTGCAGTGCGTATCGCAGAACTGGAAAAACAGATTTATGAGGAGGCTGGGGAAGAATTTAATATCAATTCCCCAAAACAGCTTGGAGTAATTTTATTCGAGAAACTTTCCATGCCATATGGGAAGAAAACAAAGACCGGATACTCAACGGCAGCAGATGTGTTAGAACGGCTTGCACCGGAATACCCGATCGTTTCCGATATTTTAGAATACCGTCAGCTTACCAAGTTAAAGTCCACCTATGCGGACGGACTGGTAAACTATATCGCAGAAGATGGCAGAATCCATACCAGTTTTAATCAGACGATCACAGCTACCGGACGTTTGAGCAGTACGGAGCCGAATCTTCAGAATATTCCTATGCGGATCGAACTGGGAAGACTGATCCGTAAGGCGTTTGTGCCAAAAGAAGGATTTGAGTTTATGGATGCCGATTATTCGCAGATCGAACTTCGCGTTTTAGCGCACATGTCAGGGGACGAAAAGCTGATCGAGGCATACCGGGAAGCACAGGATATTCACAGAATTACCGCATCCCAGGTATTTCACATTCCGTTCGACGAAGTGACGGATCTGCAGCGCCGCAATGCCAAGGCAGTAAATTTTGGAATCGTATACGGAATCAGTTCATTTGGACTGAGTCAGGATTTAAGCATCAGTAAGAAAGAGGCAGCAGAGTATATAGAGCGTTACTTTGAAACTTATCCGAAGATCAAGACATTTTTAGATGGACTTGTGACGGAGGCAAAAGAAAAAGGTTATGTGACGACTATGTTTGGAAGAAGGCGTCCGGTACCGGAACTTTCGAGCAGCAATTTTATGCAGCGTTCGTTTGGTGAACGTGTTGCCATGAACTCTCCGATTCAGGGAACGGCGGCAGACATTATCAAGATCGCAATGATACGTGTGCATGACAGACTGTTAAAAGAAAATTTAAGATCGCGTCTGATCTTAACAGTGCATGATGAACTGTTGGTGGAGACAGCGGTTGAGGAGGAAGATGCAGTCAAAAAGATTCTTGAAGAAGAAATGCATGGAGCAGCAGACCTTGCGGTAACGCTTGAGATTGATGCACATGTGGGAAAAAACTGGTATGAAGCAAAATAA
- a CDS encoding acyl-CoA thioesterase: MSKKEIEIYNENADDIKIRPYEHHAKYYETDQMGIIHHSNYIKWMEEARMDLMDQIGLSYKQMEEMEIISPVLSVSCEYHSMVHFDDTVVIETKITRYNGIKMDVEYRMTDKETGELRTTGKSSHCFLNRSGRPISLKRSYPEIDTKFFEYTDA, from the coding sequence ATGAGTAAAAAAGAGATAGAAATTTATAATGAAAATGCCGATGATATCAAAATCCGCCCATATGAGCATCATGCAAAATATTATGAGACGGATCAGATGGGGATCATCCATCATTCAAATTACATCAAATGGATGGAAGAGGCGAGGATGGATCTCATGGATCAGATCGGACTCAGTTACAAACAGATGGAGGAGATGGAGATCATAAGTCCTGTGCTCTCCGTATCCTGTGAGTATCACAGCATGGTACATTTTGATGATACCGTCGTAATCGAGACAAAGATCACCCGTTATAATGGTATCAAGATGGATGTGGAATACCGGATGACAGACAAAGAGACCGGAGAACTGCGGACAACCGGAAAGAGTTCCCACTGCTTTTTGAACCGTTCCGGAAGACCGATCTCATTAAAACGATCTTATCCGGAGATCGATACGAAGTTTTTTGAGTATACGGATGCGTGA
- a CDS encoding aminopeptidase P family protein yields the protein MIQERLKALRAEMEKRGITVYVVPTADFHESEYVGDHFKARKFITGFTGSAGTAVITAEEAGLWTDGRYFVQAENQLKGSTVTLYRMGEEGVPTVDEFVKDKLNEGGCLGFDGRVVNGTWGGKLEKIASAKNASMHVTEDLIDLIWEDRPALSKQPLFILEEKYSGKSTADKIADLRKAMKENGANVHILTSLYDIAWLLNIRGNDIDYVPVVLSYLVLTETECIWFLQEDVVDDKIRAYLDENHIITKPYNAVYDYVPEIPADAVVLMNRGMVNYRIVNSLDKAIKVVDKPNPTELMKAVKNKTEVDNTRAAHVKDGVAFTKFMYWLKTNIGKIPMTEISASDYLEARRREQENFIELSFDTICAYGANAAMMHYAATPESDTELKPEGFLLVDSGGHYFEGTTDITRTMALGPITDEMRLHFTTVCRSNMNLAHAKFLYGCTGLNLDILSRGPLWEMGIDYKCGTGHGVGYVLNVHEGPNGFRWRVVPERHDNGVLEEGMITTDEPGVYLEGRYGIRTENELVCRKAEKNEYGQFMEFENITYAPIDLDAIDPDLLSAREKKMLNDYHKMVYDTISPYMTPEENEWLKRYTRAI from the coding sequence ATGATACAGGAAAGATTAAAGGCACTGCGTGCAGAGATGGAGAAAAGAGGGATCACTGTATATGTTGTGCCGACTGCTGATTTCCATGAATCAGAATATGTAGGAGACCATTTTAAGGCAAGAAAGTTTATTACCGGATTTACCGGTTCTGCAGGAACTGCCGTTATCACAGCAGAGGAGGCAGGGCTCTGGACGGATGGACGTTACTTTGTACAGGCGGAAAACCAGCTTAAGGGCAGCACAGTTACACTCTACCGCATGGGCGAAGAGGGCGTGCCAACAGTAGATGAATTTGTAAAAGATAAATTAAACGAAGGTGGATGTCTCGGATTTGACGGACGTGTTGTAAACGGTACCTGGGGAGGTAAACTTGAAAAAATTGCTTCTGCAAAAAATGCCTCCATGCATGTGACAGAAGATCTGATCGACCTGATCTGGGAAGACCGCCCTGCATTGTCAAAACAGCCTTTATTTATTTTAGAAGAAAAATATTCCGGAAAAAGCACCGCGGATAAAATTGCAGATCTAAGGAAAGCTATGAAGGAGAATGGTGCAAATGTCCATATTTTAACTTCTCTTTATGATATCGCATGGCTTTTAAATATCCGTGGCAATGATATTGATTATGTGCCGGTCGTATTGTCATATCTGGTGCTGACAGAAACAGAATGTATCTGGTTTTTGCAGGAGGATGTAGTGGATGATAAGATCCGTGCTTATCTGGATGAAAACCATATCATTACAAAACCATATAATGCGGTCTACGATTATGTACCGGAAATCCCGGCAGACGCAGTCGTGCTGATGAACCGCGGCATGGTTAATTACCGTATCGTAAACAGTCTTGATAAAGCAATCAAAGTTGTGGATAAACCGAACCCGACCGAGCTTATGAAAGCAGTAAAAAATAAGACGGAGGTGGATAACACCAGAGCTGCACATGTAAAAGACGGTGTTGCATTTACGAAGTTCATGTACTGGCTCAAGACAAATATCGGCAAGATCCCTATGACAGAGATCTCGGCTTCTGACTATCTTGAAGCGCGAAGAAGAGAGCAGGAGAATTTTATTGAGTTGAGTTTTGATACGATCTGTGCTTATGGTGCAAATGCTGCGATGATGCATTATGCTGCAACACCGGAATCAGATACGGAATTAAAACCGGAAGGATTCTTACTGGTGGATTCCGGCGGACATTACTTTGAGGGAACCACGGATATCACAAGAACCATGGCACTTGGACCGATCACAGATGAGATGCGTCTGCATTTCACAACCGTATGCAGATCGAATATGAATCTTGCACATGCGAAATTCTTATATGGATGTACCGGATTAAACCTTGATATTTTGTCCCGTGGTCCTCTCTGGGAGATGGGCATTGATTATAAATGCGGTACCGGACATGGCGTTGGGTATGTGTTAAACGTACATGAGGGACCGAATGGTTTCCGCTGGAGAGTTGTGCCGGAGCGTCATGACAATGGTGTTTTAGAAGAAGGAATGATCACGACAGATGAGCCGGGCGTATATTTAGAGGGCAGATACGGCATCCGTACGGAAAATGAACTTGTATGCCGTAAGGCTGAGAAAAATGAGTATGGTCAGTTCATGGAATTTGAAAATATTACCTATGCGCCGATCGATCTTGATGCGATCGATCCGGATCTTTTAAGCGCACGTGAGAAAAAGATGTTAAATGATTATCATAAGATGGTATATGATACCATTTCCCCGTATATGACACCGGAGGAAAATGAGTGGCTGAAACGCTACACAAGAGCAATCTAA